Below is a genomic region from Neovison vison isolate M4711 chromosome 9, ASM_NN_V1, whole genome shotgun sequence.
ctgagccacccaggcgcccctcagctccATTTCTTGAAAGAAATCTTTATGACTCAGGCAGGCTACACGACAGCAGAAATTGATAATCCCCAGAACTTCCTGGTCAGAAGGAACTTTAAACCAGAAATGCTGGCACGccagcgtggctcagtcagttaaccggctggctgcctttggctaaggttgggatccagccctgcaccgggctccctgctcagcagagagcctgcttctccctctccctctgctcgccgctctgcctacatgtgctatctgtcaaataaataaataaaatctttaaaaaaataaaaaataaataaaccagaaataCCCATTTTACAACTAAGGATATAGCCTGTTTAGTGAAAGCAATAATGACCCTACTTACGACTGTGGATCTCCCAGCCATGgaggcagaattttaaaagtctttgtcAGGGATGACTGCATGTTGAGGGTAATAAAAccacacagtgcctggcagtACATTAGATAAAATGGTCAAGAGAGAGGtccctgaggggcacctgggtggctcagtgggttaagcctctaccttcagctcaggtcatcatctcagggtcctgggtttgagccccgcgtcaggctctctgctcagcggagagcctgtttccccctctctctgcctgcctctctgcctgcttgtgatctttgtctgtcaaataaataaaaaaatcttaaagagaaagagagagttccCTGAGGAGGTGACAGTGATCAGGGACCTGAAAGAAGCGAAGGAGGGAGCCAAGCAAAAGCCCAGAGATTGGGCTGACCTGGTATATTCACGAGACAGAAAGGTCATCCTGGAGTGCAAGAGTGAAAAGAGATGAGATGGAAGTGGGGTATAAAGAGGGTGCTGTAAGGTTTTATAGGCTAAGGAAAGGATGTGGTCCACCTCATGGGACAACACTGGAAATTCCAGGCAATGACATGAGCTGTCTTAAGTTTGAAAAGGGTCCCTTTAACAGCTGTCTTGAGAATATATGAGAATATAAGCCAATAATAGAGAGACAGTTTAAAAGGTAACACCAggaatgcttgggtggctcagttggctaagcagctgccttctgcttggatcatgatgccagggtcctgggatcgagtcccacatcaggctcagcggggagcctggttctccctctgccatctgctccccctgcttctgggctctctctctctctctctgacaaataaaatctttaaaaaaaataaataaaaggtgacaTCATCAGTCTCGATGACAGGCAATGAATGATAGCTTAGGCCAGGCAGTTGGCATTAAGAGTGGCGGGAATATGTTATTTTGAAAGTAGAGTTTGCAGAATTTACTGGTGTGCTGGATATGGCATTGTGAGAGAAAACAGGAGCCACAGATAACTTCCAAGGTCAGAAAGATGTGCACAGTCATTAGCTCTAAAAGaactataaacatttggaaagTATGACAGCAAAGTCTCTGCACCATTCAACTTCCTTTTAAGACTAATCCATGCCAGGATTGCCCTCTGTCTGCCCTCTCTTCCCCATACCCATCCATTTCTTGGAAGCCTGCCTCACCATGGTCTGTAGCAAggctcattaattcattcatccaacaagcATCCATGTGTTGGGCCTGGAAACTAGATAAATAAATCAGATGTCAGCCATGGATCTACCAGGGAACTTCCAGGCTGGTTATGGAGACAGACACATAAACATTTAACTCAGTATATTTGGGGCTAAAGAGAGGATTGCCCGGAAAGCTTGGGACCTGGGGCACTTGGCCAGCTCAGTCTGAAGAGcactactcttgatctcagggtcgagagtTTGAGCGCCATGAAAGATGCAGAAATTACTAAGAATTAACAAATAaaggacaacaaaagaaaaagtttgggaCGAAAGGGAAGTAGTATCCTGATTTAGTCCGATGGGCTAAGTCCCATTTATAGAGCCCCATAAGGGAATGGAAGGCTTACTGGAACTTGACAGCAACAAGGGGGCAACCTGGCTTTCACTAAGCTCTAAGAGGTGTTGGTGCATCTTTGTTTACAGCAATGAAGTGACACTAGAGAGATTCGTGCTTGCTGGTTGGGGCAACAATGAAACTGCTGTCAGAAAGTCTGAACACCTTCCCTCCTTTAACTTTCAGCGTTCATTCCACTGGGTACATTATGAACTTAATTAAGCGTTCATTCCACTGGGTGCATTAATACCAATGATATTTTGAGTGACTGTTATACATTAGATCTTGTGCTCAGTTTTACATGGTCCTAATCCTCAAAAATACCCGtttcacaggtgagaaaactgagactcagaaagggGAAGGGATTTGCCAAGAGTCTCCGCGAGCACTAGGCAGCAGAGCAAAAATTTGAAACCGGAACGGTTTCACTAAAACAAAGGCTCGGAAATGCTCTTTCCCCTGCCACAAGCTGCCTCCACTAGAACGGTTTATGGAGTTGGAGGTACAGCTGTCTTATCCTGCCTCCCCCCGCCCACTtcggattttaaaaattcttccaagGTAGAAGCCATGTTAATTCATCTTCGAAAACCCtcaaccgggacgcctgggtggcgcagttggttggacgactgccttcagctcagggcgtgaccctggagtcccgggatcgagtcccacatcaggctcccagctccatggggagtctgcttcgctctctgaccttctcctcccttgtgctctctctcactgtctctctctctcaaataaataaaataaaataaaataaaaaagaaaaccctcaacCCTCATCCCCTCCACCCCTCGGGTACTGGCGCCCAGCTCAGAGCAGCAGACTGCGCATCCTGCAAGGTCtaccgaatgaatgaatgaacgagtaAAGGACTAAAGGGAGGAATTCGAGTCCTCACTGTGCCATCTCCAGTAAGCAGCCGGTCACccgggcctcggtttccccaagCGATCGGCTCAGGAGACGAGGCCGACCAGGGGAACCGCAGAAGCGGCGCTCCTCCGGGCGGGGCTAAACCGGCTGTACCCAGGCGCTCCCGGAGGCGAGGCCGGTGGAGGCGTCGGGGGCGGAGCTAGGGCTCCCTCGCTGCGGGGCCATTGGCCGCGCCCGCAGCCACCCGGCAGTAGTCGTGGAGGTCAGCCCcgccccttcctctttccctcggCCTCTttccggcggcggcggctgcggcagATCGTGCAGAAATGGTGAGGGCGGTGGAATCGGGTGCCATCCGCACGCTGTGGGGCTCGGGTCCTGGGGTGGGAAGCTCGAGGTGAGCACTGGGGTCCCATCTTCCAGCCGGGCTTGAAAGGCGCCATGCGGAGTGGCCTCATGCCGCCACAGCCGGTCTCCCGCTCTCTCCCCTTGCTGAGGTGGGCCCGCGCTCCCGGCGCCTCCGTCTTCCAGTCTGCGGAATGGGGGTAGCGGCTCAGCCTCGCTGCAGACCTGAGTGAAGGCGGGCCCGCCGGGGCGTCAGTCACCCTGCCCAAGGCACGGCCTCGGCAAGGGAAGCTGGCCCTGGCGCGCCCTCCTGGGGCTGTCGGGCCAGGGCGGGTGGCCGCTGAGGAGGGGGAGGCGGCCCTATTGGGTGGTGTTTGATCCACACCTGTACTTGCTTTCAGGCCAAGATTAAGGCTCGAGACCTTCGCGGCAAGAAGAAGGAGGAGCTGCTTAAACAGCTGGAAGACCTGAAGGTGGAGCTGTCCCAGCTGCGCGTCGCCAAAGTGACAGGCGGCGCTGCTTCCAAGCTCTCCAAGATGTGAGTGAAGGCCGGTTCTCTGGGTATGGGGCACACCTGTTCACCCGAAGCATGTGTGGGTTTTCGAGGCTGTCCAAAGGCAGCGTCCGATTAGGTGATCATTGAACGGACGCGTGGGTAGGAATGTCATGCCGGTCCTACCAGcctccccaggctccccttgCTCGCACCCAGCCGCGTGGGACACCGATGTCTGATTGACCTCTTGTCTGCGGTGGACCAATTTGCCCTTCTGCCTGGAGTGCCCTTGCTCAGCTTCTCTGTGATGGGAGAAGGAACAGATTGTCCCTCCAGACCCTTTTTCAGGCTGCCTGGAAAAATCTACCTGGACCCTTTTTTAGCCACCTTGCACCAGcacttgattttttccccctcacttgGTAGGTGGCTGCCTTGCGCCCACCCCTCCCTTGAGTTGTAGTTAACTTACTGATTTACATGGATCAAGAGTCAGGgtgtgggactcctgggtggctcagtggcttaaagtctctgccttcacctcaggtcatgatcccagggtcctggaatcaagccccgcatctctctgctcagcagggagccgcctCTCCccgcctgcttctttgcctacttgtgatctctgtcagtaaagaaataaatcccccccccccaaatcaggGCTTGTGAAAGGCTGTGGGTTTGGAGACTGCTGAACGGGGCACACGTTTTCTTTTGCCACATCCTACCTAACGTGTGCTGCCTCACcacccagtttttgttttgttgttttgtgtttatcttctataaaatgggccCCCAACAACCGATCTCTGGTGCTGGGAGGGGGTTGGATGAGTTGGGGAACACACAGGTTGCGTGTTGAATGCGGACTGTGTTTACCAGCTGTTTAATCCAGTGGCCCTCCCTCATCCCCCATCAAGCCCCCAATTCAGCATGACTGCCAGCCTGTTCCTGTGTTCCTCCTTTCCCCTCATCGCGTTTCTGCAATGTCCAACGTCTTGTTTTTCCCTCCCAAGTGGCCCCTCCTGAGACTCCTGAGTCTGGTCACACAGCTTGTGGCAGGATTTCCCATAGCTTATTCAGGTCGGCACTGGTTAGGTCTTCATAGCTTTGAGTCTGTGTGGGCTGGGGTGGAAGATCTTTCCTGATCTACCCTCCACTTCTCAATGAATGCTTCATACATTCTCAGAACCCCTGTCCTACTTGTCCCTACTTGAAAGGTGCCCACCTCCTAGAGTCTTCGGGCCTTAACCCCTAAAACACAGGGTTAGGTACCTCCTGGGTGATTATGGATGAGCTGGTGGGGAATCCCCCTGCCTTAGGACATCTGGTCAGGTCCTGAATAAGATGCTTGgaaagaggggaggggggcggcagCATTGTATGTCTCCACCACCTTCACTGATGTCTTTGTTTTGCAGCCGAGTTGTTCGCAAATCCATCGCCCGTGTTCTCACAGTCATCAACCAGACGCAGAAAGAGAACCTCAGGAAATTCTACAAGGTGAGTCTGGTCGGGGGGAGTTAGATGCTTAGCTGCAGGCAGCAAAGTTTCAGCCCTCCCTTGGCCAGAAGGGTAGTATAAAGAGCTTCTGCTGGGGTGCATGGGAATGGGCTTGTTTGCTTCTTCATCGGTGTCTTGCCACTGGCATGGCTCGCAGACTCCATCTCCTCAGGGCTGCAGTTGTCGGGATATCAACAGTGTGGTAAGAGTCTGGCTGGAGCCTTGGGTTTGGAATTCATCCTCACCAGCTGAGTAGGTTTGGGCAGTCTGTGAGGATTACCTTTAAATGTTTCAAATTGTTTTACCATCACTGTGTCCAGTCACTTTCAAGTACCTGATACTCTTTAATTTTTCAGATGGGACCTTAAGGTGTAAAGAGGTTAAATTGCCCAGAGTCACCTATAGTTAATGGAGTGATTGGGTCAATGTTCCAAACCATGTCTTAGGGAGGGGTGGATTGAGTGCTTCTGGGAGATTTTTACGACCATTTTCTGATCTTGTCCGTAATACTGGTGTTACCAGGGCTTAAGTAGTGAAGCAGAACCAGTGAGAGACTTCATATGTGTGAATACATGCATCTGATTTATTACAAAGAATTGGCCTTTGTGATTTTGGGGGCTTGCTAATAAGCCCAGAATCAGTAGGCCTTGCTGTCAGGAAGGGAAGTTCATGGCAGGCCAGGACTAAGACGACACCGGTTGAAGCTGCTGTTCTCGGGTGGGATTTCTTGGGGGAGAACCTGTGCCCTGCATTAAAGGCCTTTGAGCTGATCGAAACAAGCCTGCTAAATCACCCAGGATAATCTCTCTTAAAGTCGGTTGATTAGGGGCATTGAGTACATCTGCAAAATGGCTTCACGTCAACATCCCAGTTAGTGTTTGACTAGCTGGAGGCTTTCACTTCTCAAAAAAAGCCACCGTGTTGGGCCTAGGCTAGCTGCCTAGGGGACTCTAGCATGTACTGTTGGGCAGGGGCCGGAGGGGTGCCGTCATCCCTggatgtgtatatatttgtggGAGCGTCTTTCCGAGAATTGGGCTTGAAACTCTGATCAGGCTCTGGGCACCACAGAGGTGGTCGTCAGGAAAAATTGTCTTCTTCCAGTGAGTGCAGCCCCTGCCAGGCAGCACTCAGGGCCATAAAGATGAGGCCTCTGCCCTCTGGTAGTTCTGTCTCATAAACTTTTCTGCGGTGCTCAAAATGCTCGGTGTCTGCACCATCCGGTACAGTAACCTCTGGCCACACACGGCGGTGGTGGCTGAAGACCTGGGTTTGTAATGTAGACCGTAGGTGTGGCTAGTGCCTCGTCCGGTGGACAGCAGAGTTCTGAGGGCTCAGTCTGAAATGGATGAGGCCCTTGCCTGTGCTGCCGATAATGGGGATATGGGTGGACAAAGACTTACCCTCATCTGTGCAGCTGGTTTCTGCAGCTCTCTGCCGTGAGGCTGTCACCCCTGTCCTATACCTCCGTCTCTGAGCTATTGGCAGTTTCCAGAAAGCACCTGAGCTTCCATCCCTTGGAGCTTTTGTGCACGCTGTTTTCTCCCCCTTGGAAGTGGTATTCACCAAGTTGCTTGCTTTTCAGGCTGTTACTGGTCATTAGGTGAAACCTtaatctctttcctcctccccagtGGTGGGCCCCCTGTTAGCTGTTCAGTCTTTCCCACTGGGCTGGGAGCTCCTTGAGCAGGGACCAGGTCTGATTCACACTAGGACAGCTCCCCCTACAGGGTCTCAGTCCCCTGCTTGCACCGGGTGTACCACACCTCCTCACACTCAGGTCTACAGAGTAACCTCCGCACCCCAGTGGCCCCTCTCAGTCACTTCCGGCATCCTCCCCATGCCCCCCAGCAGCTCAGTTCCAGCCTTAGGGGCTTCCTTTGCTGCCACAGTAGCTCCCTAAACCCTGGTGCTCAGACTCCCCCCTGCTCTCCGGTCACCCAGGGTAAGAAGTACAAGCCCCTGGATCTGCGGCCCAAGAAGACGCGTGCCATGCGCCGGCGGCTGAACAAGCACGAGGAGAACCTGAAGACCAAGAAGCAACAGCGGAAGGAGCGGCTATACCCGCTACGGAAATACGCGGTCAAAGCCTGAGCACTGGCGCCAATAAAACAGACAAACTGGCTGGTGTTACTTTGTGTTTGCGGGCGTTTTGAGTAACCATGCGGGAGAGGTGGGCTGCTGTGCCCCAGTGTGGGGCCGTGACAGTCCTGGCCGCGGGGATCTGGTGGGGGGCTCCGTTGTGGTTGGTTTGGGGGCTGTGGTGTGGAAGTGCGCTCACTGTCCTTTCATGAGTTCATGCCGCCAGGTTGCGCGTGCcccaggcagggagaggcaggctggagATCTGAGAGCCATCTGTGGTGATGTTACATCCCAGAGGCCCTGCATGATTTGCTAGAGCAGTGCGCTCGGCATCTTGCTTAATCAGCAGCTCCGGACACTAAGAGTTTCCCATCTGGGGTGAAGGCGCAAGCATGGGCCACATCCAGGACTCCCTGCGGAAAGCATTTCACTTTCAGGGTACATGTcctgcctgcccccagcctcccctggcaGGCCTTTTACTGCACCTTTGGGTGCTACGCCCACAGGCCTTACCTTCAGGGTCTCAATGCATTTTCCTGTGTTGCAGTCCCAGACTTTGacctggaaataaaaacaagcagaaaGGTGGGGAGACCTCACCCCCTAAGTCTGATGTCCTTGAAATCACTTTGGGGTGAGTCCGAGCCAACCTCTTAACCTTTTTGGCATGGGTTTTATTCTCTGAGGTTTATTTAACATGCTCAGCATAATATCTGATGTAAAAATTCAGGGCAGTGCGGTTTTTTCCCTGAAGCTGTGATGAGTCTTAAAAATGTCAAtgccaggggcagctgggtggtacagttggtcaAGCCtttaattcttggttttggctccagtcatgatctcattcatgagtttgagccctgcattgggctgagcagggagtctgcttaagatattctctgtctctccctcagctTCCGCCCCTTCCTGCTCCCATACACACTCTCAAAGGGGAcaggcaccagggtggcttagtgtgttaagcaactgcccttggctcaggtcatgatcccgggatcaggccccgcattggCCTTCTTCTCagtgtggggaatctgcttctccctctgggcactcaaaatctctaaaaaagaaaaagtcattgcCACTAGCATTTGGGCCAGCACAGACCTTAGTGCAAGGCAATAGGTACAGAGGTGGTTGGCAGCTGGGTTCTGCCTGTGGAACCCTCCCATTTAGGGCAAATAGGATATGGACATTTCTAAAGTGCTGAGGGTTTTGCTAACGGAAGATGTTGGCATAGGAGTTTGCCAGGAGGGTGGGCCAGGTGGGCTGGGCTTACCGTGCGGGAGTAGCCCGCGCTGGCCAGCTGTGACTCATCCGGGGAGAAAGCTATGCTCTTCACCCAGGTAACATGGCCCTTGAGCTGAACAAGCAGGCTTCTGGTAGAGGGCTTCCAGATGTGGATAGTCTTATCCCAGGAGCCAGAAGCCTGGACAGCAGACAGCTCTAAGCCCCTGGGTCTGGAGCCAGCAGGGGACCAGCCCAGAACCCAGGGAAACCCAGCTCACCAGGAGGCCGGATGCCGAGTAGCACAGGCAGCTGATGTTACCACTGTGGCCCTCCAGCTCATGGGGGAAGATCACCGGGGTCTCCATCCGCAGGTCCCAGATGCAAATAGTGGAGTCCCAGGAGCCAGTGGCCTGCAGACGTCTGCTGTGAGCATGAACCAGCTAACCCGTGCCCGCCATTGTGGTTCCTAGCTAGCCAGACTCCGAGAAAGCAGGCATTCTGAGCCCGGCTGAatttcccatcttacagatgaggagacaggcTCGGAAGAGCAGTCACTCAAGGTCTGGGATTCTAACCACGGCTCAGCCCCAGGTGGGAAAGTGGGTATGGGCTCCAGGTTCCTTGAGGTGGGCTCGGGCAGAGGTGGTGTGACTCACCAGGAAGTCTGAGCTGGGTGCGAAGTCACTGCTCTGGATGGCGTCTTGGTGCCCTCCCAAGTGGCGCAGCATCTGGCCAGACTGCAGGAGAGAGCCCTGAGCTTTGGAGGGCAGCCCAGAAGTCTTGTACCAGATTCTAGGCCTCAGATGGGTCAGATCAGGCCCTCCTTGCGAGTTGCACGGGTAAAGTGATGACACAGGGTCTGGGGAGACTACCTGAGCCTTGACCGGCGAGGTCAGGTCAGGTCAGGTCAACCTCATGGGGAGATGGATTGCCAGCTGTGGGCATAGGCAATAGGGAAGATGGAACAACCTTTCGGGGGCtactgttgggggtggggtgtgtctcTTCCTGGTCCCAGGTCCTGCTCTGGCCACCCTTCCACACACCTGCACTTCCCAGAGCATCACCCGATGCCAGCTGCTTTGAGTCAGGGCTGAAGCTGACCGTCTCCACACTCCGCCGGTGACCTGCAGATACGAAGTTGGAGAGGGGTCATGGTGGAACAGGACACAGCAAGATCTAAAAAGGAACCCAGGCCTGGCTGCTTGGCTCCCGTCCCATCCTGCTTACCCTTTAGGACATGCAGACACTTAGCTTCTGCTGCATCCCACAGGCGGATGGTACAGTCACAAGAGGTAGTGGCAAAAAGGCGGCCATCAGGGGAGAAGCGGCAGAATTTCACGGGACCTGGGTAAGCAGCCATGGTCAGGGAACAGGGTGCTGCCCTCCACTTCCAGCCCTTGCAGGCCAGCCCCTGCTAATTTCTCCCAGCCTTGTCACCTGCTTGCCTTCTCACTCCCTTCTAACCCTCTCACCCTTCAGCTACCTGGCAAGCCAAGCTTCCATGGCTTCACCTGGAACACCCCAACCCTAATTTGCACGTTTGTAAAATCAATACCAAAAGCAAATGCAGAGACTTCCCAGTAACTTTTTGAGAGCCCACCCTGGGTTCAGAGTTCTAGCACTGGACTAACTGTATTATTAGAATTAGGCAGTCTGCCCTGTAAtcaccagatttttttcttgtctcaATAATTACAGTAGTTATATCTACTGGGTCCTTACTGGGTGCTAGGCACTTCGCTTGAATTATCTCGTCCCATAGGGTAGCAACTGTCtctaaagagaaggaaatagaggCTCAAGTGACACAACTTATGATCACAGTCAAAAAAGTAGTTTAACATAGATGAAACCTTGAGgggcattatgccaagtgaagtaTAAGCAAGTCACaaagagaaatactatatgattccacttacacaaGGTACCTAGAGTAAATTCATTGAGAAAGcgtggtggttgccagggtctaAAAcaagggaggaatggggagtttaatgggtataaagtttACAGTTTTCAAGATAAAGAGTTCTGGAGACCAGTTACATAACGaacatacttaacactactgaactgtgcATTTAAGAATGGTTAAgacagtaaatatatttttaagcaatttttagAACAATAgtagagttggggcacctggctggctcaatcagtagagcatgtgactcttgatctcagggtcatgcgttccagccccatgttgggtgtagagattaaaaaattaaaaacagggcgcctgggtggctcagtgggttaagctgctgccttcggctcaggtcatgatctcggggtcctgggatcgagtctcagcagggagcctgcttccctctatctctctctgcctgcctctccgtctacttgtgatctctctctgtcaaataaataaaatctttaaaaaaaaaggaaaaagttaaaaacaaacaaacaaaaacagtagtaGGATCTGAGTCCGGGTCTGTTGGCATCCAAGTTCCCAGGGAGCATGTCCTGTGTCCTTTCTCTACTGCTCCAGCCCTGCCCAGACTCTCTTGTCCGGATGCCCAGGTCAGATGTCAGAGGTCACTGTGATAGGCTCTACAGAATGCCAGACAGAAGCACAGGCCTTCGTGTCCACATCCAGCCTGAGGAGCCCCACCTGCGTGGCCACTCAGCCTCCACAGCAGCTGCCCGCTCTGGGTCTCCCAGCCATACACACAGCCATCCTCAGATGCTGTCAGCAGCCTCTGGCCATCCGGAGAGAAGGCGGAGGAGTTGACCTGGAAGGAGAGCACAGAAGAAGCTCCAGCCTGGGGCAAGAAACACCTGTCAGCTTACCCTGACCTTAGACTCCAGGAACAGCCCCAAACACTGCCCCAGGAACCCCGGGTGGGAGTTTGGACTTCAGGCTTCCCTCTACAACCACAGCCCAGAATGCCAGAACCACTCTTGCAATCCGAGGCAAGAACTTGGAGCCCTCTCTAGAATTCTGTAAAACCTGAGCCCGCAGCTCAGAGCCCTCACTGAAGGTAGAGGCTGGAGCCTTTTCTAggagcagagcctgacacccCAGAGCCAAGAGCCCATTCTAGAGATGGAGCCTAGACCTAGGAGTTGAAGACCTACTCTAAACCATGGATTCACTTTAAAGCCAAAGTCAAAAGAACACTGGAGTTGGTCAGGCGTTTGAGCCCTCAAGAACCAGAGCTTAGAATCTGGAGCTGGGGGCCAGAGAACCCAAGGCAGAATCAGGAACCACTCTAAACCCACAGACAGGAGCCGAGAGTCAGCAGAGCCCTACTGGACCTCACCTCCCCACGGTGCTGGCCGAAGAATTTCACTCTCTCCACGGCCAGCGGCCCTGGGGCCCCGCTGTTCATGGGCCCCAGGCCGCCTGGCCCGGTGGGCTCTCTCCCAGGCGGGCGCTGGTCCGGCCTGCCCCCCTCACTTGGGACAAGGTAGAGGGGATGGGAGAAGTTGTGTACAAGCGGTCTCCATGGCAATCAGGGCGGGGTGCGCAGCCGCCTCAGAGTCTCTGGGAAGCCAAGAGGACAGGTTGGGAGAGACGCCTCTCAGCTACTGGGAGGTGGGGCGCAGCGGACAGAACCTCCGGGCGGCCCAGATTAGGGACTTCCACGCCGGCCACCACCGCCAGCCAGCCGGACCTTGGGCAGCTCAGATCGCGGGGCCAGACGACGCGCACGGCGGCCGCTAGAGGGCATGCCAGCCCCAAACACCGCGCTGCGCCTGAACCCGCGCACAGAGGCGAGTCACTCGCCCAGGGCTCCCAGACCCCTTTGAGAGGAGCCAGTTTCCCCATGTGCGCAATGGGGTTGTACATCCCCGTCCCCCAGGGACTGCAGGCTTGAGCCAAGAGCAAGGCCTGGCACGTGGGTTAAGTGCCCAGGAGAGCCCACCCTGGTGCCAGGACCTCTTTTCTCCTGGAATGTCCAGTACTGAGACTGAACAGCTCCCATGGAGGGGGCTGGAACAGATACCCAGCTCTGCCCTGCCGAATGTGGTGGGGGAGCGGTCAGAGGTAGTGTGGGTAAAGCACAGGGCATGAGAAAGTGGGGTCACTTGCTAACATCCTGGCAGCACAAAATGTGGCATCCGAGGATGTGGAGATGGTGAGGAGGCTCCAGGAGCTGTCGAGTTCCTTGCTGGATAGTTGAAGCTGATACCAGACAAGAATGGGATTTGGTTTCaatgttcattttacagatgagggaacggAAGCTCCACAAGGTTGgggggacttgcccaaggccactcaGGCAATAGGAAAGGAACTAGGACTTAGCCCATGTCTGTCTGACTTTGTGGGCCTGTAGGACCATCTGCCATGAATTCCAGGAGCTTCAAGCAGATGCCAAGGTCCCTAACTCCTGGTAcatctgggaaactgaggccctgaaggGGCATATGTGGCCCAGTCATCCAGCACCTCTATGGCAGAGCTGGGCCCAGTCCCTCCAATGGGCCAGGGATGGAACAGAGACACCCTCCAATGGGCTAGGGATGGGACAGAGACATCCTCCCCGCCACTATCCCATGGATTCCAGGCTCCCTGGAGGCCAGGAGGTGGGGGAGCTGGGCTTTGGGAGCTTCAAACTCAAGGGTTCCCAGCCATGACTCacacccctccacacacacccaccccccgACATCTTTGCCAGACTCTTCTCACGAGATCCACTGTGCTCTTGCTCTATTTTAGGTCCCAGACAGTCAGGCGGGAGAAGGGACGACAATGGTGGCTTTGAGGCGGCACCACCCGCATCCTAACTCCAAAAGGGCCCAGGTCACTGAGTTGGGCCTGTAAGGCCACTACCTCATCCCCAGACATGGGTGCATACGCAGCTCCCCAGAGTTGTCTGGCTCCtgggccctctcccctccctctgcacaGGCAACCCCGCCCCCGAGTCCATGCCCCCTCTGGCATTTCCCCAGCCAACTGGCTGCTCCTGCTCTACCTGGAGGGCCCCAAACCACCTAACCTAGTCCAGCTCATcactcccagagccctgggaacagaccttggccaccagcccagggACTACTCAGCTGGTAGAGCTGGAGCTCGGGTTAAAAtcttttgggggcggggggggggcgtctg
It encodes:
- the RPL35 gene encoding 60S ribosomal protein L35 — its product is MAKIKARDLRGKKKEELLKQLEDLKVELSQLRVAKVTGGAASKLSKIRVVRKSIARVLTVINQTQKENLRKFYKGKKYKPLDLRPKKTRAMRRRLNKHEENLKTKKQQRKERLYPLRKYAVKA
- the WDR38 gene encoding LOW QUALITY PROTEIN: WD repeat-containing protein 38 (The sequence of the model RefSeq protein was modified relative to this genomic sequence to represent the inferred CDS: inserted 2 bases in 1 codon; substituted 3 bases at 3 genomic stop codons), translated to MARGCXQHLRMAVCMAGRPRAGSCCGGXVATQILLCPVPPXPLSNFVSAGHRRSVETVSFSPDSKQLASGXMLWEVQSGQMLRHLGGHQDAIQSSDFAPSSDFLATGSWDSTICIWDLRMETPVIFPHELEGHSGNISCLCYSASGLLASGSWDKTIHIWKPSTRSLLVQLKGHVTWVKSIAFSPDESQLASAGYSRTVKVWDCNTGKCIETLKGVLDVAHACAFTPDGKLLVSGAAD